Proteins encoded together in one Pseudomonas sp. Seg1 window:
- the rsmI gene encoding 16S rRNA (cytidine(1402)-2'-O)-methyltransferase: protein MPPFTHHEVCALTAPGPLNSAAGSLYVVATPIGNLDDISARALKILREVSLIAAEDTRHSQRLMQHFGISTPLAACHEHNERDEGSRFITRLLGGDNVALISDAGTPLISDPGYHLVRQARAAGINVVPVPGACALIAALSAAGLPSDRFIFEGFLPAKSVGRKARLEAVKEEPRTLIFYEAPHRILECLQDMEAVFGGERQALLAREITKTFETLKGLPLAELRAFVESDSNQQRGECVVLVAGWSAPESEDAVSSEAMRILNLLLEEMPLKRAAALAAQITGERKNVLYQVALDKQKDV, encoded by the coding sequence ATGCCGCCTTTTACCCATCACGAGGTGTGCGCTTTGACTGCTCCAGGTCCTTTGAATTCCGCTGCTGGCTCGCTTTATGTGGTGGCGACGCCCATCGGCAACCTGGACGACATCAGCGCCCGGGCCCTGAAAATTCTCCGCGAAGTGTCGTTGATCGCTGCCGAAGACACGCGTCATTCGCAGCGACTGATGCAGCACTTCGGGATTTCCACGCCGTTGGCTGCCTGTCACGAACATAACGAACGAGATGAAGGTAGTCGCTTTATTACCCGCTTGCTGGGAGGTGACAACGTCGCGCTGATTTCGGATGCCGGTACGCCGCTGATTTCTGATCCGGGTTACCACCTGGTGCGTCAGGCCCGTGCTGCCGGGATCAATGTAGTGCCGGTTCCTGGCGCGTGTGCGTTGATCGCCGCGCTGTCGGCCGCAGGTCTGCCATCTGACCGTTTCATCTTCGAAGGTTTTCTCCCAGCCAAGTCGGTCGGCCGCAAGGCGCGCCTGGAAGCTGTCAAGGAAGAGCCGCGCACGTTGATCTTCTACGAAGCTCCGCACCGTATTCTTGAATGTCTGCAGGATATGGAGGCGGTGTTCGGTGGTGAGCGTCAGGCCTTGCTAGCCCGTGAAATAACCAAAACCTTCGAAACGCTTAAAGGTTTGCCGCTGGCTGAGCTGCGCGCGTTCGTTGAATCCGACAGCAATCAGCAGCGCGGCGAATGCGTCGTGCTGGTGGCCGGCTGGAGCGCGCCAGAGTCCGAAGATGCCGTCAGCAGCGAGGCGATGCGCATCCTCAATCTGTTGCTTGAGGAGATGCCGCTCAAGCGTGCCGCCGCGCTGGCAGCGCAGATTACCGGCGAGCGTAAAAACGTGCTGTATCAGGTCGCGCTCGACAAACAAAAAGACGTGTAA
- a CDS encoding glutathione S-transferase N-terminal domain-containing protein, which produces MGVTNRLACYSDPADHYSHRVRIVLAEKGVSAEIIYVEAGRQPPKLIEVNPYGSLPTLVDRDLALWESTVVMEYLDERYPHPPLMPVYPVARANSRLLIHRIQRDWCGLVDLILDPKSKEAARVVARKELRESLTGVSPLFADKPFFLSEEQSLVDCCLLPILWRLPILGIELPRPAKPLLDYMERSFAREAFQASLSGVERDMR; this is translated from the coding sequence ATGGGCGTGACCAATCGGTTGGCCTGTTACTCCGACCCCGCCGACCACTATTCCCACCGAGTGCGCATTGTGCTCGCAGAGAAGGGTGTCAGCGCCGAGATCATTTATGTGGAAGCTGGTCGCCAGCCGCCTAAACTGATTGAGGTGAACCCTTACGGAAGCCTGCCCACGCTGGTCGATCGCGACCTGGCGTTGTGGGAGTCGACCGTGGTGATGGAATATCTGGATGAGCGTTACCCGCACCCGCCGTTGATGCCGGTTTATCCGGTGGCGCGTGCCAACAGTCGTCTGCTGATTCACCGCATTCAGCGTGACTGGTGTGGTCTGGTGGATCTGATTCTGGATCCCAAGTCCAAGGAGGCCGCGCGTGTCGTGGCGCGCAAGGAATTGCGTGAAAGCCTGACGGGCGTGTCGCCGCTGTTTGCCGACAAGCCGTTTTTCCTCAGTGAGGAACAAAGTCTGGTGGATTGCTGCCTATTGCCAATACTCTGGCGTTTGCCGATTCTGGGTATTGAACTGCCGCGGCCAGCCAAGCCGTTGCTTGATTATATGGAGCGCTCGTTTGCGCGTGAGGCTTTCCAGGCGAGTCTGTCTGGTGTCGAACGCGATATGCGCTAA
- a CDS encoding penicillin-binding protein activator: MIACLRLFTALCLAALLAACASSPSSSLGELPRTPDASIEQLLEQASQAKTPEKAALLRLSAADLAYRQGNAGQSAQILQQVPMEQLKPGQQIFASTLNAELAMTRNQPKAALTALSHPSLQHLGEMPEEQQVRTGTVHARALEADGQTLAAARERVFIAPMLQGEAASKNHEAIWTLIGSLPTDQLQPNTTDDLGGWMGLAMAVKSAGTLEQQQAAIDAWRAQNPKHPAAINLPLPLTKLKELASQPLSKIALLLPQDGQLAAVGKALREGFMAAHYQAQQAGQKPPAIEFYDSSKLTSMDEFYRKAQADGVQLVVGPLEKPLVKQLSTRPQLPITTLALNYSEGDQGPAQLFQFGLAAEDEAREVSRRARADGLHRAAIMVPKGEWGDRVLRAFSQDWQANGGSIVATERVDQPVQLAQQIADMFQLRQSEARAKSLQNAAGTNVAAQPSRRQDIEFIFLAATPQQAQQIKPTLNFQYAGDVPVYATSHVYSASGDVNQYNDMNGIRFCETPWLLETSDPLRQQVVAQWPQAAGSLGRLYAMGVDAYRLAPRLGQLKALPDSRIDGESGSLGMTQTQRVVRQLPWAQFVSGQVQRLPDTPR, from the coding sequence ATGATCGCTTGCCTGCGGCTGTTCACTGCCCTCTGCCTCGCTGCCTTGTTGGCGGCTTGCGCCAGCTCCCCTTCCTCCAGCCTTGGCGAACTTCCACGGACCCCGGATGCCAGCATCGAGCAACTGCTCGAACAGGCTAGTCAGGCGAAAACCCCGGAAAAAGCCGCCCTGTTGCGCCTGAGCGCTGCGGACCTGGCTTATCGCCAGGGCAATGCCGGACAGTCCGCGCAAATCCTGCAACAAGTGCCGATGGAGCAACTGAAGCCAGGCCAGCAGATTTTCGCCAGCACCTTGAATGCTGAGCTGGCCATGACCCGCAATCAGCCGAAAGCCGCGCTGACTGCACTGAGCCATCCAAGCCTGCAACACCTGGGCGAGATGCCAGAAGAGCAACAAGTACGCACCGGCACCGTACATGCCCGCGCCCTTGAAGCCGATGGCCAGACACTGGCTGCCGCTCGTGAACGTGTGTTCATCGCACCGATGCTGCAAGGCGAAGCCGCCAGCAAAAACCACGAAGCGATCTGGACCCTGATTGGCTCGCTGCCAACCGACCAACTGCAACCGAACACCACCGACGATCTCGGCGGCTGGATGGGCCTGGCCATGGCAGTGAAATCCGCCGGCACCCTGGAACAGCAGCAAGCAGCGATCGACGCCTGGCGTGCGCAGAATCCAAAGCACCCGGCCGCCATCAACCTGCCGCTGCCATTGACCAAGCTCAAGGAACTGGCCAGCCAGCCACTGAGCAAGATCGCCCTGCTGTTGCCGCAGGACGGCCAACTGGCCGCAGTCGGCAAGGCTCTGCGTGAAGGCTTCATGGCTGCGCACTACCAGGCTCAACAGGCCGGGCAAAAGCCGCCAGCGATCGAGTTCTACGACAGCTCCAAGCTGACTTCGATGGACGAGTTCTACCGCAAGGCTCAGGCTGACGGCGTGCAACTGGTCGTCGGCCCGCTGGAAAAACCACTGGTCAAACAACTGAGCACCCGTCCGCAACTGCCGATCACCACCCTCGCGCTGAACTACAGCGAAGGCGATCAAGGTCCGGCGCAACTGTTCCAGTTTGGTCTGGCGGCTGAAGACGAAGCCCGTGAAGTGTCCCGTCGCGCTCGCGCCGATGGCCTGCACCGCGCCGCAATCATGGTGCCGAAAGGCGAATGGGGCGACCGCGTATTGCGTGCGTTCAGCCAGGACTGGCAGGCGAATGGTGGCAGCATCGTTGCCACCGAACGTGTTGATCAGCCAGTGCAACTGGCCCAGCAGATCGCCGACATGTTCCAGCTGCGCCAGAGTGAAGCCCGCGCCAAGAGCCTGCAAAATGCTGCCGGCACCAACGTCGCCGCACAGCCTTCGCGCCGTCAGGACATCGAGTTCATCTTCCTCGCTGCAACCCCGCAGCAAGCGCAGCAGATCAAGCCGACCCTGAACTTCCAGTACGCCGGTGACGTTCCTGTGTATGCAACCTCGCACGTGTACAGCGCCAGCGGTGACGTCAACCAATACAACGACATGAACGGCATTCGCTTCTGCGAAACCCCATGGCTGTTGGAAACCAGCGATCCACTGCGCCAGCAAGTGGTTGCACAGTGGCCGCAAGCGGCAGGCAGCCTCGGTCGTCTGTACGCGATGGGCGTGGACGCCTACCGCCTGGCGCCACGCCTGGGCCAACTTAAAGCCTTGCCGGACAGCCGCATCGATGGTGAGTCGGGCAGCCTCGGCATGACCCAGACCCAGCGCGTTGTGCGTCAGTTGCCTTGGGCGCAGTTCGTCAGCGGTCAGGTACAACGCCTGCCGGATACGCCACGCTGA
- the rpsI gene encoding 30S ribosomal protein S9 encodes MSATQNYGTGRRKTATARVFLRPGTGNISINNRSLDNFFGRETARMVVRQPLELTETVEKFDIYVTVIGGGVSGQAGAIRHGITRALMDYDETLRGALRKAGFVTRDAREVERKKVGLRKARKRPQYSKR; translated from the coding sequence ATGTCGGCGACTCAAAATTACGGCACTGGCCGTCGCAAGACCGCAACCGCACGCGTTTTCCTGCGTCCGGGTACTGGTAACATCTCCATCAACAACCGTTCGCTGGATAACTTCTTCGGCCGCGAAACTGCCCGCATGGTAGTTCGTCAGCCGCTGGAGCTGACCGAGACTGTCGAGAAGTTCGACATCTACGTCACCGTGATCGGCGGTGGTGTAAGTGGCCAAGCTGGCGCAATCCGCCACGGCATCACTCGCGCTCTGATGGACTACGACGAAACCCTGCGTGGCGCTCTGCGCAAAGCTGGCTTCGTTACTCGCGACGCCCGTGAAGTTGAACGTAAGAAAGTTGGTCTGCGTAAAGCGCGTAAGCGTCCGCAGTACTCGAAGCGTTAA
- the rsmH gene encoding 16S rRNA (cytosine(1402)-N(4))-methyltransferase RsmH: MDSGFNHITVLLDEAVEALAVRPDGCYLDGTFGRGGHSRLILSQLGTDGRLIGFDKDPQAIATGQTLAAEDGRFVVVQRSFAELGSVVAEQGLSGKVSGILLDLGVSSPQLDDAERGFSFLNDGPLDMRMDPSRGISAAEFVNTAPAEEIARVFKEYGEERFSGRMARAVVERRDIKPFERTADLAEVLKVANPAWEKGKNPATRAFQGLRIHVNNELGDLEAGLEAALEALEVGGRLVVISFHSLEDRIVKLFMRKLVKGEADNLPRNLPVRHVAFEPKIKVHGKAQTASDAELKANPRSRSAVMRVAEKLR; encoded by the coding sequence ATTGATAGCGGCTTTAACCACATCACCGTACTGCTTGACGAAGCCGTCGAGGCTCTCGCCGTACGTCCTGATGGCTGCTATCTGGACGGAACGTTCGGGCGCGGCGGACACAGCAGGCTGATCCTCAGCCAGCTCGGCACGGACGGTCGGCTCATCGGGTTCGACAAAGATCCACAAGCGATTGCCACCGGGCAAACGCTAGCGGCCGAAGACGGCCGCTTTGTCGTTGTGCAGCGCAGCTTTGCCGAGCTGGGTTCGGTAGTTGCCGAGCAGGGGCTGAGTGGCAAGGTCAGCGGCATTCTGCTCGACCTCGGCGTGTCTTCTCCGCAGCTCGACGACGCTGAGCGCGGCTTCAGTTTCCTCAACGATGGCCCGCTGGACATGCGCATGGATCCGTCCCGTGGCATCAGTGCTGCCGAATTCGTCAACACCGCGCCGGCTGAGGAAATCGCCCGGGTGTTCAAGGAATACGGCGAAGAACGTTTCTCCGGTCGTATGGCTCGCGCCGTCGTCGAGCGTCGCGATATCAAACCGTTCGAGCGCACCGCCGATCTGGCTGAAGTGCTGAAAGTCGCCAACCCGGCGTGGGAAAAGGGCAAGAACCCGGCCACCCGTGCATTCCAGGGTTTGCGCATTCACGTCAACAACGAACTGGGCGATCTGGAAGCCGGCCTCGAAGCCGCACTCGAAGCTCTGGAAGTTGGCGGCCGTCTGGTCGTCATCAGCTTTCACTCGCTGGAAGACCGCATCGTCAAACTGTTCATGCGCAAGCTGGTGAAAGGCGAAGCCGACAACCTGCCGCGCAACCTGCCGGTTCGCCACGTGGCGTTCGAACCGAAAATCAAAGTCCATGGCAAAGCGCAGACGGCCTCCGACGCCGAACTCAAAGCCAACCCACGTTCCCGTAGCGCCGTCATGCGCGTCGCGGAGAAGCTGCGGTGA
- the petA gene encoding ubiquinol-cytochrome c reductase iron-sulfur subunit, translated as MSNDGVNAGRRRFLVAATSVVGAAGAVGAAVPFVGSWFPSAKAKAAGAPVKVNVSKIEPGQQMIAEWRGQPVFIVRRTAEILGNLKKIEGQLSDPTSKNSTQPTYVDPEVRSIKPEILLLIGICTHLGCSPTFRPEVAPADLGKDWVGGYFCPCHGSHYDLAGRVYKSQPAPLNLPVPPHSYETDDLIVIGVDTEKA; from the coding sequence ATGAGCAATGACGGCGTGAATGCAGGCCGGCGTCGCTTCTTGGTAGCAGCCACATCCGTGGTGGGTGCTGCAGGAGCGGTGGGGGCTGCGGTCCCGTTCGTGGGGTCATGGTTTCCCAGTGCCAAGGCGAAAGCCGCCGGTGCACCGGTGAAAGTGAATGTCAGCAAAATCGAGCCAGGGCAGCAGATGATTGCTGAGTGGCGCGGCCAGCCGGTGTTCATTGTTCGTCGTACTGCGGAAATCCTGGGGAATCTCAAGAAGATCGAGGGCCAGCTCTCCGATCCAACCTCCAAAAACTCCACGCAACCTACCTATGTCGACCCTGAGGTGCGATCGATCAAGCCGGAAATTCTCCTGCTGATCGGGATCTGCACGCACCTGGGTTGCTCACCGACCTTCCGTCCCGAAGTGGCACCTGCGGATCTGGGTAAAGACTGGGTGGGCGGTTATTTCTGCCCGTGCCACGGTTCCCACTACGATCTGGCTGGCCGCGTCTACAAGTCGCAACCTGCGCCTTTGAACCTGCCAGTTCCCCCGCATTCCTATGAGACCGATGACCTGATTGTCATTGGCGTCGATACGGAGAAAGCGTGA
- a CDS encoding cytochrome c1, which produces MKKLFFALIFAALPVLSFAAEHGGPELEKVDIDVSDKAALQDGARTFANYCMGCHSAKFQRYERVADDLGVPHELMLEKLVFTGAKIGDHMSIGMQPADAKTWFGAAPPDLTLVARVRGTDWLYGYLKSFYEDPARPWGVNNKVFPNVGMPNVLVGLQGRQVVGCKQVQIVEDGKKQYDPLTGTPLTHEACDQLTIVPKSGALNEEQFDEKVKNLVTFLAYSANPVKLQHQRIGTYVLLYLAFFFVFAYLLKREYWKDVH; this is translated from the coding sequence ATGAAAAAGTTATTTTTTGCTCTGATTTTTGCTGCTCTGCCAGTGCTGTCCTTCGCCGCTGAACATGGTGGTCCGGAGCTGGAAAAAGTCGACATCGACGTTTCCGACAAGGCTGCGTTGCAGGATGGCGCGCGTACCTTTGCCAACTATTGCATGGGTTGCCACAGTGCCAAGTTCCAACGTTACGAGCGAGTTGCCGATGATCTCGGCGTACCTCATGAGCTGATGCTGGAGAAGCTGGTGTTCACCGGTGCCAAGATCGGTGATCACATGAGCATCGGCATGCAGCCGGCCGACGCCAAGACCTGGTTCGGCGCTGCGCCACCGGATCTGACGCTGGTCGCTCGTGTGCGTGGCACTGACTGGCTCTACGGTTACCTGAAGTCGTTCTACGAAGATCCGGCACGTCCATGGGGCGTGAACAACAAGGTTTTCCCGAACGTCGGCATGCCCAACGTACTGGTCGGCCTGCAAGGTCGTCAGGTCGTGGGCTGCAAACAGGTGCAGATCGTCGAAGACGGCAAGAAGCAATATGATCCGCTGACCGGTACGCCGCTGACTCATGAAGCGTGCGATCAGCTGACCATCGTGCCGAAGTCCGGTGCTCTGAACGAAGAGCAGTTCGATGAGAAGGTCAAGAATCTGGTAACCTTCCTGGCTTACTCGGCTAACCCGGTTAAGCTGCAACATCAGCGCATCGGTACTTACGTCTTGCTGTACCTGGCGTTCTTCTTTGTGTTCGCCTATCTGCTCAAGCGTGAATACTGGAAAGACGTGCACTGA
- a CDS encoding BON domain-containing protein has product MTPNRLGLLALTLCLGISGCTSVVNASREAPIEDDRGTRTFGSKIDDSLIETKVGVNVAKADPALDNDSHIVVTSFNGVVLLAGQTPREDLKAKAEQAAANVQRVKKVHNELQVLQPSSLLARQNDAWLTTKIKTQMLTDASIPGSRIKVVTENGIVYLLGLLTKQEAAQATNLVQGVSGVQKIVKLFEYID; this is encoded by the coding sequence ATGACCCCTAATCGCCTTGGCCTTCTGGCCTTGACCCTGTGCCTCGGCATCAGCGGCTGCACCTCGGTGGTGAATGCCAGCCGCGAAGCGCCGATTGAAGACGACCGTGGCACCCGCACCTTCGGCAGCAAGATCGACGATTCGCTGATCGAAACCAAAGTAGGCGTGAACGTGGCCAAGGCCGACCCGGCTCTGGACAACGACTCACACATCGTCGTCACCAGCTTCAACGGCGTTGTGCTGCTGGCCGGTCAGACGCCCCGCGAAGACCTCAAGGCCAAGGCCGAACAGGCCGCCGCCAACGTGCAGCGCGTGAAGAAGGTCCACAACGAACTGCAAGTGCTGCAGCCCTCCTCCCTGCTGGCTCGTCAGAACGACGCGTGGCTGACCACCAAGATCAAGACCCAGATGCTCACCGACGCCAGCATTCCCGGCTCGCGCATCAAGGTCGTGACCGAGAACGGCATCGTTTATCTGCTGGGCCTGCTGACCAAGCAGGAAGCGGCGCAAGCGACCAACTTGGTACAGGGCGTTTCCGGCGTACAGAAGATTGTAAAACTGTTTGAGTACATCGACTGA
- a CDS encoding cytochrome bc complex cytochrome b subunit: protein MSKFMDWVDARFPATKMWEDHLSKYYAPKNFNFFYFFGSLALLVLVNQIVTGVWLTMSYTPSAEEAFASVEYIMRDVEYGSILRLLHSTGASAFFIVVYLHMFRGLLYGSYQKPRELVWVFGMLIYLALMAEAFMGYLLPWGQMSYWGAQVIISLFGAIPVIGNDLTQWIRGDYLISGITLNRFFALHVVALPIVILGLVVLHILALHEVGSNNPDGVDIKKHKDENGIPLDGIAFHPYYTVKDIVGVVVFLFIFCFIVFFFPEMGGYFLEKPNFEQANPFKTPEHIAPVWYFTPFYAILRAIPDKLMGVIAMGAAIAVLFVLPWLDRSPVKSMRYKGWMSKIWLVVFCISFVILGILGVLAPTPERTLVSQICTFLYFAYFILMPFYTRLEKTKKVPERVTG, encoded by the coding sequence ATGAGCAAGTTCATGGATTGGGTTGATGCGCGCTTCCCTGCGACCAAGATGTGGGAAGACCATCTCAGCAAGTATTACGCTCCAAAAAACTTCAACTTCTTCTATTTCTTCGGCTCGCTGGCGCTGCTGGTGCTGGTCAACCAGATTGTCACCGGTGTCTGGCTGACGATGAGCTACACGCCATCAGCAGAAGAAGCGTTCGCTTCCGTCGAATACATCATGCGCGATGTCGAGTACGGCTCGATCCTGCGTCTATTGCACTCGACCGGCGCCTCGGCGTTCTTCATCGTGGTCTATCTGCACATGTTCCGTGGCTTGCTCTACGGTTCGTACCAGAAGCCGCGTGAACTGGTCTGGGTGTTCGGCATGCTGATCTACCTGGCGCTGATGGCTGAAGCCTTCATGGGTTATCTGTTGCCTTGGGGGCAGATGTCCTACTGGGGTGCCCAGGTGATCATCTCGCTGTTCGGTGCGATTCCGGTCATCGGTAACGACCTGACTCAGTGGATTCGCGGTGACTACCTGATCTCCGGGATCACCCTGAACCGCTTCTTCGCCTTGCACGTTGTCGCTCTGCCGATCGTGATTCTCGGTCTGGTGGTGCTGCACATCCTGGCGCTGCACGAAGTCGGCTCGAACAACCCGGATGGCGTCGATATCAAGAAACACAAAGACGAAAACGGCATCCCGCTGGACGGCATTGCGTTCCACCCTTACTACACCGTGAAAGACATTGTCGGTGTCGTAGTGTTCCTGTTCATCTTCTGCTTTATCGTGTTCTTCTTCCCGGAAATGGGCGGCTACTTCCTCGAAAAACCAAACTTCGAGCAGGCTAACCCATTCAAGACGCCAGAGCACATTGCGCCGGTCTGGTACTTCACGCCGTTCTACGCGATCCTGCGGGCAATCCCGGACAAGCTCATGGGTGTTATCGCCATGGGTGCGGCAATCGCAGTGCTATTTGTCTTGCCTTGGCTCGACCGCAGTCCGGTCAAGTCGATGCGCTACAAAGGCTGGATGAGCAAAATCTGGCTGGTAGTGTTCTGCATTTCGTTCGTGATTCTCGGCATTCTGGGCGTTCTCGCTCCGACACCTGAGCGCACGCTGGTATCGCAGATCTGCACGTTCCTGTACTTCGCCTACTTCATTCTGATGCCGTTCTACACCAGGCTCGAGAAGACCAAAAAGGTTCCGGAAAGGGTGACTGGCTGA
- a CDS encoding phosphoheptose isomerase, giving the protein MDMQSRIRQLFQASIDTKQQAMDVLAPHIEQASQIMVNALLNEGKMLSCGNGGSAGDAQHFSSELLNRFERERPSLPAIALTTDTSTITSIANDYSYNEVFSKQIRALGQPGDVLLAISTSGNSANIIQAIQAAHDREMIVVALTGRDGGGMASLLLPEDVEIRVPANVTARIQEVHLLAIHCLCDLIDSQLFGSEE; this is encoded by the coding sequence ATGGACATGCAATCCCGAATTCGCCAGCTTTTCCAGGCCAGTATCGACACCAAGCAACAGGCGATGGACGTACTTGCACCGCACATCGAGCAAGCCAGCCAGATCATGGTCAACGCCCTGCTCAACGAAGGCAAAATGCTCTCCTGCGGCAACGGCGGCTCTGCCGGCGACGCCCAGCATTTCTCTTCGGAGTTGCTCAACCGCTTCGAGCGTGAGCGTCCAAGCCTGCCGGCCATCGCCCTGACCACCGATACGTCGACGATCACCTCGATCGCCAACGACTACAGCTACAACGAAGTGTTCTCCAAGCAGATCCGCGCACTCGGTCAACCAGGCGACGTATTACTGGCGATTTCGACCAGCGGTAACTCGGCGAACATTATTCAAGCGATCCAGGCCGCACATGATCGCGAAATGATTGTCGTAGCTTTGACCGGACGCGATGGCGGCGGCATGGCGTCGCTGCTGTTGCCCGAGGACGTCGAGATTCGCGTACCGGCCAACGTCACTGCACGTATTCAAGAAGTCCACTTGCTGGCGATCCATTGCCTCTGCGATCTGATCGACAGCCAACTGTTCGGGAGTGAAGAATGA
- a CDS encoding ClpXP protease specificity-enhancing factor, which yields MNSSRPYLVRALYEWIVDNDCTPHMLVNSEYPAVQVPQGFASDGQIVLNISPSAVRHLHMDNDVVTFEGRFGGVPHSLYVPISAILGIYARENGQGMVFDIESPMDDEDDIEQDDDLPPPDSEPPRPSGRPSLKVVK from the coding sequence ATGAACTCCAGTCGACCTTATCTGGTCCGCGCGCTCTACGAGTGGATTGTGGATAACGATTGCACCCCGCACATGCTGGTCAATTCCGAGTACCCGGCCGTGCAGGTGCCGCAGGGTTTCGCCAGTGACGGGCAGATTGTCCTGAACATCTCACCCAGTGCCGTGCGTCATCTGCACATGGACAACGACGTGGTGACCTTCGAGGGGCGCTTCGGCGGCGTCCCGCACAGTCTGTACGTGCCGATCAGCGCCATCCTGGGTATCTATGCCCGGGAAAACGGTCAGGGCATGGTGTTCGATATCGAGTCGCCGATGGATGACGAAGATGATATCGAGCAGGACGATGACCTGCCGCCACCGGACAGCGAGCCGCCGCGCCCAAGCGGTCGGCCAAGTTTGAAAGTGGTGAAATAA
- the mraZ gene encoding division/cell wall cluster transcriptional repressor MraZ, giving the protein MFRGANAISLDAKGRLAMPSRYRDELDSRSSGQLIVTIDAVDPCLCVYPLDEWEIIETKLRALPSLREENRRLQRLLIGNAVDLELDGSGRFLVPPRLREYARLDKKAMLVGQLNKFQLWDEDAWNAVSAADLAAIQQPGAMPDELRDLIL; this is encoded by the coding sequence GTGTTTCGCGGAGCTAACGCTATCAGTCTCGATGCAAAGGGCCGTCTCGCCATGCCGAGCCGGTACCGTGACGAGCTCGATTCGCGCAGTTCCGGCCAGTTGATCGTGACCATTGATGCCGTTGATCCGTGTCTGTGTGTCTATCCGCTCGACGAGTGGGAAATTATTGAAACCAAGTTGCGCGCGCTTCCTTCGCTTCGCGAAGAGAACCGTCGGCTGCAACGTTTGCTGATTGGTAATGCCGTCGACCTCGAACTCGATGGCAGTGGTCGTTTCCTGGTTCCACCGCGTCTGCGCGAGTACGCCAGGCTTGATAAGAAAGCGATGCTGGTGGGCCAACTGAACAAGTTCCAATTGTGGGACGAGGATGCCTGGAATGCGGTTTCTGCCGCTGACCTGGCTGCTATTCAACAACCGGGCGCGATGCCTGATGAACTGCGTGATTTGATCCTGTGA
- the ftsL gene encoding cell division protein FtsL: MSKLFAKPLPGGSFLMLLLFIGVLVSAIAVSYSAHWNRQLLNTLYNELSVRDKAQAEWGRLILEQSTWTAHSRIEVLATEQLKMHIPGAADVKMVAP; encoded by the coding sequence GTGAGCAAGCTTTTCGCCAAGCCACTGCCCGGCGGCAGCTTTCTGATGCTGCTGCTGTTCATCGGCGTGCTCGTGTCGGCCATCGCCGTGTCCTACAGCGCGCACTGGAACCGGCAGTTGCTCAACACCCTGTACAACGAACTCAGCGTGCGCGACAAGGCGCAGGCCGAGTGGGGCCGTTTGATTCTCGAACAAAGCACCTGGACAGCGCACAGCCGGATCGAAGTGCTGGCCACCGAACAACTGAAGATGCACATTCCCGGCGCGGCTGACGTGAAGATGGTGGCGCCATGA
- a CDS encoding YraN family protein, whose product MPDRSRSQSGKDAERQALEHLQDQGLRLLAQNWLCKRGELDLVMLDGDTVVFVEVRYRKNTQWGGALASIDARKQQKLIFAAQYFLQRESRWANSPCRFDVVAIDSHPSQLNWLQNAFDS is encoded by the coding sequence ATGCCTGACAGGTCACGCTCGCAAAGCGGTAAAGATGCCGAGCGCCAGGCGCTCGAGCATCTGCAGGATCAAGGTCTGCGCCTATTGGCGCAGAACTGGTTATGCAAACGCGGCGAGCTTGATCTGGTCATGCTTGATGGCGATACAGTAGTATTCGTTGAAGTTCGCTACAGAAAAAACACTCAATGGGGTGGCGCGCTCGCTAGCATCGATGCGCGCAAGCAGCAGAAACTGATTTTCGCTGCGCAGTATTTTCTTCAGCGCGAGTCGCGCTGGGCCAATTCCCCCTGCCGCTTCGACGTGGTGGCCATCGACAGCCATCCGAGTCAGCTGAACTGGTTGCAGAATGCTTTCGACAGTTGA